The genomic stretch ATCCCAGTTTATCACATTAAAAAATGCAGAGATATAATCCGGACGTTTGTTCTGATACTTTAAGTAGTATGCGTGTTCCCACACGTCAAGACCCAAGATTGGAGTTCCTTTTTTCTCAGCAACATCCATCAATGGGTTATCTTGATTTGGAGAAGAAGTAACCTCAAGTTTTCCTTCACCATTTACGATAAGCCAAGCCCAACCTGAGCCAAAACGGGTAGCGGCTGCATTGCTAAATTCAGTTTTAAAGTTTTCGTAAGAACCAAAAGCATCGTCAATTGCAGCACCTACATCACCAGTAGGGTCGCCACCAGCATCAGGGCCCATGATGCTCCAGAACAAGCTATGGTTATAATATCCACCACCATTGTTGCGCACACCACCTGAATGCTTAGAAACATTTTTTAGGATATCCTCGATTGACTGCTTTTCAAGCTCAGTGCCTTCAATTGCATCATTCAATTTGGTAGTGTATCCAGCGTGATGTTTATCATGGTGAATTTCCATGGTTTGAGCATCAATATATGGTTCTAATGCTGACTTAGAATAAG from Owenweeksia hongkongensis DSM 17368 encodes the following:
- a CDS encoding superoxide dismutase is translated as MSFELPDLPYSKSALEPYIDAQTMEIHHDKHHAGYTTKLNDAIEGTELEKQSIEDILKNVSKHSGGVRNNGGGYYNHSLFWSIMGPDAGGDPTGDVGAAIDDAFGSYENFKTEFSNAAATRFGSGWAWLIVNGEGKLEVTSSPNQDNPLMDVAEKKGTPILGLDVWEHAYYLKYQNKRPDYISAFFNVINWDEVNRRFAEAK